A single genomic interval of Oreochromis aureus strain Israel breed Guangdong linkage group 12, ZZ_aureus, whole genome shotgun sequence harbors:
- the LOC120443196 gene encoding arrestin domain-containing protein 3-like produces MPSSFQGKHGKIVYVVEAKITRSWRLPSAVQKEIKFVSKAFLHTPQVMCPQSRSVSKDIGVFSKGQVQMSATICRGVCFPGETSSVVAKICNSSSKNTRPKFKLQQKIVYRCDGKTKTCDETLFKAVGDTIRPNSEQTASCQLKIPSDAIATLRNCDIISVEYQIKVYLDISFAFDPEVVFPLVIIPYRFAAIQPGEAVGPYPPSRAWAPSYSNYTSLAFPTGSDACPSLDPAQHANITSGNFNQWPQGAAPYGFSVPGFTSPSVPAYPPATPQFQQGQPSPSNPSLSPELVTEQINKLNVSSK; encoded by the exons ATGCCTTCATCCTTCCAGGGGAAACATGGAAAAATTGTCTATGTGGTTGAAGCAAAGATAACTAGGAGCTGGCGTTTGCCTTCTGCAGTACAAAAAGAGATCAAGTTTGTTTCTAAGGCATTTCTACACACTCCTCAAGTAATG TGTCCACAATCTCGTTCAGTGAGTAAAGACATCGGTGTTTTCTCTAAGGGACAGGTTCAGATGTCTGCTACCATTTGCAGAGGAGTTTGTTTTCCAG GTGAAACTTCATCTGTTGTTGCCAAAATCTGTAACTCTTCCTCCAAGAACACGAGGCCCAAATTCAAACTTCAGCAGAAAATAGTGTACAGATGCGATGGCAAGACTAAAACCTGTGATGAGACTCTGTTCAAAGCGGTCGGGGACACTATCCGTCCAAACTCAGAGCAAACTGCCTCCTGCCAGTTGAAGATTCCTAGTGATGCCATCGCCACCCTCCGTAACTGTGATATCATCTCAGTTGAATATCAGATAAAG GTATATCTGGACATTAGTTTTGCCTTTGACCCAGAGGTGGTGTTTCCACTGGTCATCATTCCTTACAGATTTGCAGCCATTCAGCCTGGTGAGGCTGTGGGGCCTTACCCACCTAGTAGAGCCTGGGCTCCAAGTTACAGCAACTACACTTCCCTTGCCTTCCCCACTGGATCAGATGCTTGTCCCTCGCTAGATCCCGCTCAGCATGCAAACATAACAAGTGGCAATTTTAACCAGTGGCCACAAGGTGCTGCTCCATACGGGTTTTCAGTTCCAGGATTCACATCACCTTCAGTACCTGCATACCCTCCTGCTACGCCTCAGTTTCAACAGGGACAACCATCTCCCTCAAATCCATCTCTTTCCCCTGAACTGGTTACGGAGCAAATTAATAAACTAAATGTGAGCAGTAAGTGA